A stretch of Anaerohalosphaeraceae bacterium DNA encodes these proteins:
- a CDS encoding ATP-binding protein, which yields MTLLKSIHTGKRPAPPRLLLYGTEGIGKSSFAAQALKPIFIPTEDGLGEIDCASFPLARQLTEVEGYLKALAQEPHDYQTVVIDSLDWLEQLIWEDLCRLNNATTIEKVDGGYGKGYIAALRFWRQIIDSLDVLHKQRGMAVILIAHAKIERFEDPESTAYDRYSPRLHKHASALVTEWVDAVLFATRSFRTETEDAGFGRQRTIAVGVGQEGGERILRTTGGPACVAKNRYKLPYELPLSWDAFVNALSNQPLQNQE from the coding sequence ATGACTCTACTAAAATCCATTCACACGGGCAAACGCCCCGCCCCTCCGCGGCTGCTGCTGTACGGAACGGAAGGGATCGGCAAAAGCTCTTTCGCCGCCCAAGCCCTCAAGCCCATCTTCATTCCCACTGAGGACGGGCTGGGGGAAATCGACTGTGCCTCGTTCCCGCTGGCCAGGCAGCTGACCGAGGTCGAGGGGTATTTGAAGGCCCTGGCTCAGGAACCGCATGACTACCAGACGGTGGTGATCGACAGCCTCGACTGGCTCGAGCAGCTGATTTGGGAGGATTTGTGTCGCCTCAACAATGCGACCACCATCGAAAAGGTCGACGGCGGCTACGGCAAGGGCTACATCGCCGCCCTGCGCTTCTGGCGGCAAATCATCGATTCTCTCGATGTCCTGCACAAACAGCGCGGCATGGCCGTCATTTTGATCGCTCATGCCAAGATCGAGCGGTTTGAGGACCCGGAATCGACGGCGTATGACCGCTACTCACCCCGGCTGCACAAGCATGCCAGCGCCCTGGTCACCGAATGGGTCGATGCTGTCTTGTTCGCCACCCGCTCGTTCCGCACGGAGACCGAGGATGCCGGCTTTGGCCGCCAGCGGACGATTGCCGTCGGTGTCGGCCAGGAGGGAGGCGAGCGGATCCTCCGCACCACCGGCGGGCCGGCCTGTGTGGCCAAGAATCGTTACAAGCTGCCCTATGAGCTTCCCCTGTCCTGGGACGCGTTTGTCAATGCACTATCCAATCAACCCTTACAGAATCAGGAGTAA
- a CDS encoding helix-turn-helix domain-containing protein — protein MSACPQITAPAQLAGYLTLPEAAKRLPRTNGRRIHSSTLWRWCRKGCRGIKLDYTRVGRTIMVTEEGLNRFFSELAKADEPSGSPNFKSSRRRRRRPRSAQRQRAIQESEAILRKAKILV, from the coding sequence ATGTCCGCCTGCCCCCAAATCACCGCCCCTGCTCAGCTGGCGGGATACCTCACACTCCCCGAAGCGGCCAAACGACTGCCCCGCACCAACGGACGGCGGATTCATTCGTCGACCCTTTGGCGGTGGTGCCGCAAGGGATGCCGCGGCATCAAGCTCGACTACACCCGCGTCGGGCGAACGATCATGGTCACTGAGGAGGGGCTGAATCGGTTTTTCAGCGAACTGGCCAAGGCGGATGAACCTTCCGGCTCCCCGAACTTCAAATCCAGCCGCCGGAGACGACGCCGGCCAAGAAGTGCCCAGCGGCAGCGTGCCATTCAGGAATCCGAGGCCATCCTGCGGAAGGCCAAAATCCTGGTTTAA
- a CDS encoding DUF669 domain-containing protein — MANLNGFDANTVEPVHDFDPIPAGKYVAVITASQFKENKNKTGQYLELTFQVIEGDYKNRHLWARLCLNHPNPTTSKIARGHLAAICKAVGVLTPLDSAELHNLPLAIHVAVKKRTDTGELTNEIKGFSQRESAAAPAGNGRSSMAPWRR; from the coding sequence ATGGCTAATCTCAATGGTTTTGATGCAAACACGGTGGAACCGGTTCATGACTTTGATCCGATTCCAGCCGGCAAGTATGTCGCGGTGATCACCGCCAGCCAGTTCAAGGAGAACAAGAACAAGACGGGCCAGTACCTCGAGCTGACCTTTCAGGTCATCGAGGGTGACTACAAAAATCGCCACCTGTGGGCCCGGCTCTGTCTGAACCACCCCAATCCGACGACCTCGAAGATCGCCCGCGGGCATCTGGCGGCCATCTGCAAGGCGGTGGGTGTCCTGACGCCGCTGGACAGTGCCGAATTACACAATCTGCCGCTGGCCATCCATGTTGCCGTCAAAAAACGTACGGACACCGGCGAGCTGACCAACGAAATCAAGGGCTTTTCCCAGCGGGAATCGGCCGCTGCTCCGGCAGGAAACGGCCGATCCTCTATGGCGCCCTGGAGGAGATAG
- a CDS encoding DUF3800 domain-containing protein, with amino-acid sequence MYIYLDESGDLGFDFSRRGTSSKFILRLLICHDGWARDDIKRAILRTIKNKVRGKCKKDKDCKELKGTNTSLPVKLYFYRQIRADSWSLYTLILNKRRVYPKFHPATGQSKLYNFLSRLIIQQIPLSDVQTNVRLIVDKSKNRSEIRDFNQYIQKYIEGQLPLNTGFTVEHLNSLEDPCLQAVDLFCWGIARKYRQRETDWYDVFARRICYEDEYLPQGSA; translated from the coding sequence TTGTACATTTATTTGGATGAATCCGGTGATCTGGGCTTTGATTTTTCGAGGCGTGGAACCAGTTCAAAATTTATTCTGAGGCTTCTGATTTGCCATGACGGCTGGGCCAGAGACGATATAAAAAGGGCTATTCTTCGGACAATTAAAAACAAAGTCAGGGGCAAATGCAAAAAAGACAAGGATTGCAAGGAACTGAAAGGCACAAATACCAGCCTGCCAGTCAAACTCTATTTTTACCGCCAGATCCGGGCGGATTCATGGTCTCTGTATACCCTTATTTTGAATAAAAGACGGGTTTATCCAAAGTTTCATCCCGCCACTGGCCAAAGCAAGCTCTACAACTTCTTGTCGCGTCTGATTATCCAGCAAATTCCGCTTTCCGATGTCCAGACCAATGTCCGTTTAATCGTAGACAAGAGTAAAAACCGTTCCGAGATTCGGGATTTTAACCAATATATTCAGAAGTACATTGAAGGCCAGCTTCCCCTGAACACGGGCTTTACGGTGGAGCACTTAAACTCGCTGGAAGATCCGTGTCTTCAAGCAGTTGATCTGTTCTGCTGGGGAATTGCCCGCAAATACAGGCAGCGGGAGACGGATTGGTATGATGTTTTTGCCCGTCGAATCTGCTATGAGGATGAATATCTGCCGCAGGGTAGCGCATAA
- a CDS encoding helicase-related protein has protein sequence MSAGMFIPGHIITGPLFNEPMRIETASENGNNSWTFGLVGTQTERFRRVTLTPSDLEQLHILDCSPTYQANGELLRLALQAYCLGIAYEFDPYFGLSISRVDPLPHQLEAVYDYLLKLARVRFLLADDAGAGKTIMAGLLLRELQMRGLAERILVVCPANLSFQWQRELKERFDEKFVVLKGGDIRDQFGINQWLEQKKIITSLDLAKRTEILPGLKQVRWDLVIVDEAHRMSWSPPSKKTARYALGELLRDTTDHILLLTATPHKGDPTNFSLFLQLLDYDAYADVRSIREAMERRRAPFYLRRTKEAMVYFPERRADGTWAAEKIFTKRIPHTVDFQLDGPEFDLYREVTRFVKLQSAKAAAQGDDPRARAVGFLMALYQRRLASSARAMRQSLENRARRLEEGLKRAQELSRFAPPDLPEPEELEEMEESERERLEQMLEAITLAGNAEQVREEIAELRGLAEQARAVEESDSEAKLSKLRDLLHKEGFFDHQKQRLLIFTEFKDTLDYLMEKLKSWGFEVGSIHGGMKPGSRDEPGTRLYSEQQFREGSIQVLVATEAAGEGINLQCCNILFNYDIPWNPNRLEQRMGRIHRYGQRKDCLIFNFVATNTIEGRVLQRLLEKLQEIRDALDDDAVFNVVGEVLPAAHVERILRDYYAGKLGDADLEERLLKDVDEGQFRAICQNALEGLASKKLNLEMLVERRARAQERRVVPETIARFIREAAEYVPLKLKIVDSLPHAFEPAQTPSVLRRFERQPDWKLPALASRYPRCSTDREIAEKNNLEWVTPGHPLFEAIRRHIFESGRETFSKGACFYSLKHETPSRLDFYRARVVDGLGHIVHEKLFAVEVKEGAAPVLREPGMLGDFIPGQPPAELPAVAAQPEPSGWLHENALIAFLEETRRERLSELQRIADHIELSLTELIQRADEEIGKAGEEVRKGIPGAEGRLAQAENRHAELLARRDCRRRELQQQRSLSLQAVERLTSVLILPHPQRQDPEIRHMQPNPQTEAVAMQVVIEYEKSQGRQVYDVHEKNLGYDLTSLDLASGELRLIEVKGLGAATGTIILTPNERRVAEDRRDCYWLYVVTNCCGTPELQEPIKDPARFPWQEVTKIQHYWMDVNAMTRPMEVRKRPSAYGSASTTENDI, from the coding sequence ATGAGTGCAGGCATGTTTATCCCCGGCCACATTATTACAGGTCCCTTATTCAATGAACCTATGCGTATAGAGACTGCATCCGAAAATGGAAATAATTCATGGACGTTTGGTCTCGTAGGCACCCAGACAGAGCGGTTCAGACGTGTCACCTTAACTCCATCAGATCTGGAGCAACTTCATATCCTCGACTGCTCACCGACTTATCAAGCCAATGGTGAATTGTTACGCCTCGCACTACAGGCATATTGTCTGGGCATTGCATATGAGTTCGATCCTTACTTTGGGCTTTCGATTTCTCGCGTCGATCCTCTTCCTCACCAGTTGGAGGCGGTTTATGACTATTTGCTGAAGCTGGCCCGGGTACGCTTTCTGCTGGCGGATGATGCCGGAGCCGGTAAAACCATCATGGCGGGTCTCCTGCTCCGTGAATTGCAGATGAGGGGGCTGGCAGAGAGGATTCTTGTCGTCTGTCCGGCCAATCTGTCTTTTCAATGGCAGCGTGAGTTAAAAGAGAGGTTTGATGAGAAGTTTGTTGTGCTAAAGGGCGGGGACATCCGAGACCAGTTCGGCATCAACCAGTGGCTGGAACAGAAAAAGATCATTACTTCACTCGACCTCGCCAAACGTACAGAGATCCTTCCGGGCCTAAAACAGGTACGGTGGGACTTGGTAATTGTTGACGAAGCCCACAGGATGTCGTGGTCACCTCCATCAAAGAAGACAGCACGATATGCCTTAGGTGAACTGCTTAGGGACACAACTGATCACATCCTGCTCCTGACGGCCACTCCGCACAAGGGAGATCCGACCAATTTTAGTCTATTTCTGCAGCTACTCGATTATGATGCATATGCCGATGTTCGGTCGATCCGTGAGGCTATGGAGCGCCGCAGGGCACCCTTTTATCTGCGTCGAACGAAAGAGGCCATGGTTTATTTCCCTGAACGGCGTGCGGATGGCACATGGGCTGCTGAGAAGATTTTTACAAAGCGAATACCCCATACAGTAGACTTCCAACTCGACGGACCTGAATTCGATCTGTACCGGGAAGTGACACGTTTTGTCAAACTGCAGAGTGCTAAAGCTGCAGCTCAGGGCGACGATCCGCGGGCTCGGGCTGTTGGATTCCTGATGGCTTTGTATCAACGCCGCTTAGCATCCAGTGCCCGTGCCATGCGACAGAGCTTAGAAAACCGTGCCAGACGGCTTGAAGAGGGGTTGAAACGAGCTCAGGAATTGTCACGGTTTGCTCCGCCTGATCTTCCGGAACCCGAAGAACTGGAAGAGATGGAAGAGAGCGAACGCGAGCGATTGGAGCAGATGCTGGAGGCCATCACGCTCGCCGGGAATGCCGAGCAGGTGCGCGAAGAAATTGCAGAACTTCGCGGGCTCGCCGAGCAGGCCCGAGCTGTCGAGGAGTCGGATTCCGAAGCTAAACTGTCCAAACTCCGGGACCTACTGCACAAGGAAGGGTTCTTTGATCATCAGAAACAACGTCTTCTTATTTTCACCGAGTTCAAGGATACGCTCGACTACCTGATGGAGAAGCTCAAATCGTGGGGATTCGAGGTCGGCAGCATTCACGGCGGGATGAAACCGGGCTCGCGCGATGAACCCGGCACCAGGCTGTATTCAGAGCAACAGTTCCGGGAGGGCAGCATTCAGGTTCTGGTGGCTACCGAAGCGGCAGGAGAAGGTATCAACCTCCAGTGCTGCAACATCCTCTTCAACTACGACATCCCCTGGAACCCCAATCGGCTCGAACAGCGCATGGGCCGCATTCACCGTTACGGCCAGCGCAAGGACTGCCTCATCTTCAACTTCGTGGCGACGAATACCATCGAGGGCCGCGTACTCCAGCGGCTGCTCGAAAAGCTCCAGGAGATCCGCGATGCTCTTGATGACGATGCGGTCTTCAACGTCGTAGGCGAGGTGCTACCCGCCGCGCACGTGGAGCGTATCCTACGCGATTACTACGCTGGAAAACTGGGCGACGCCGACCTTGAAGAACGGTTGCTCAAGGACGTAGATGAGGGACAATTCCGGGCGATCTGCCAAAACGCGCTCGAAGGGCTTGCTTCCAAGAAGCTCAACTTGGAGATGTTGGTCGAACGTCGTGCGCGGGCTCAGGAGCGGCGTGTTGTGCCGGAAACCATCGCCCGATTCATTCGGGAGGCTGCCGAATATGTTCCGCTCAAACTTAAGATTGTGGACAGTCTCCCACACGCCTTTGAACCGGCCCAGACGCCTTCGGTTCTGCGACGGTTTGAGCGCCAGCCGGATTGGAAACTGCCTGCGCTGGCAAGCCGATACCCGCGATGCTCAACGGATCGGGAAATCGCGGAAAAGAACAATCTCGAATGGGTCACGCCGGGTCACCCCTTGTTTGAAGCCATCCGCAGGCACATCTTTGAATCCGGGAGGGAGACTTTCTCCAAAGGGGCCTGTTTTTACTCCCTTAAGCACGAAACACCGTCGCGGCTGGACTTTTATCGTGCCCGTGTGGTCGATGGACTGGGGCATATTGTTCATGAAAAACTGTTCGCAGTAGAAGTTAAGGAAGGGGCTGCTCCGGTTCTGCGGGAACCCGGAATGCTGGGTGATTTTATTCCCGGTCAGCCGCCTGCTGAACTGCCTGCCGTCGCTGCCCAGCCCGAACCGTCCGGCTGGCTTCATGAAAATGCCCTGATCGCCTTTCTGGAGGAGACGAGGCGGGAACGGCTGTCCGAACTTCAGCGCATCGCAGATCACATCGAACTATCCCTGACCGAACTGATTCAGCGGGCCGATGAGGAGATCGGCAAGGCCGGTGAGGAAGTCCGCAAAGGCATTCCCGGTGCCGAGGGACGTCTGGCTCAGGCTGAAAATCGCCACGCCGAACTTCTGGCCCGCCGTGACTGCCGACGCAGGGAACTCCAGCAGCAGCGTTCCTTGTCCCTCCAGGCCGTAGAACGCCTGACCAGCGTCCTGATCCTGCCCCATCCCCAGCGGCAGGACCCGGAAATTCGCCATATGCAGCCCAACCCCCAGACCGAGGCGGTCGCGATGCAGGTCGTGATTGAATATGAAAAATCTCAGGGCCGGCAGGTCTATGATGTCCATGAAAAGAACCTTGGCTATGATCTTACAAGTCTGGATCTTGCCTCCGGTGAACTTCGTCTGATTGAGGTCAAAGGTCTTGGCGCAGCCACGGGAACCATAATTTTAACCCCCAATGAACGACGCGTCGCCGAAGACCGCCGGGACTGTTATTGGCTTTATGTAGTCACCAATTGTTGCGGAACACCTGAATTGCAGGAGCCCATCAAAGATCCGGCCCGTTTCCCGTGGCAGGAAGTAACAAAAATCCAACACTACTGGATGGATGTGAATGCGATGACTCGGCCGATGGAGGTGCGGAAGCGTCCGTCGGCGTATGGCAGTGCGTCAACGACTGAGAACGATATATGA